One genomic segment of Coffea arabica cultivar ET-39 chromosome 6e, Coffea Arabica ET-39 HiFi, whole genome shotgun sequence includes these proteins:
- the LOC113694880 gene encoding uncharacterized protein, which produces MAESNLPEILKPFYQRAAEAEARLERLEAAIASDRNAGNDELLNKVRELQSKLENVKAEQALEREKAQKELKQLNAENAKLQYRVTHLVRAVKDADCMLQSK; this is translated from the exons ATGGCAGAAAGCAACCTACCAgaaattttgaaacctttttacCAGCGAGCTGCTGAGGCTGAG GCTCGATTGGAAAGACTTGAAGCTGCTATTGCTAGTGACAGAA ATGCTGGGAATGATGAATTATTGAATAAGGTTCGTGAGCTTCAGTCAAAGCTTGAAAATGTGAAAGCAGAACAAGCTTTAGAAAGAGAAAAG GCTCAGAAAGAGCTAAAGCAGCTAAATGCAGAAAATGCCAAGCTCCAGTATCGTGTAACACATCTTGTTCGAGCCGTAAAGGATGCTGATTGTATGTTACAATCTAAGTGA